The stretch of DNA CCGCGCGACAACTTCGATTTGGAATCCTCCCATGTGATTCCCGCGCTCATCCGCAAGATGATCGAAGCACAGGAACGCGGCGAAAAACAAGTGGTGCTTTGGGGCGACGGCTCGCCGACGCGCGAGTTCCTCTATGTGGAAGACGCCGCCGAGGGCATCGTGCAGGCCGCGGAGCAGTACAACGGCCCCGAACCCGTCAACCTGGGCTCAGGTCAGGAAATCAGCATCAAAGACCTCGCCGAAACCATTGCCGACCTGACCGATTTCCAGGGCGAAATCGTGTGGGATACCACCAAGCCCAACGGCCAGCCGCGGCGCGCGTTGGATGTTTCGCGGGCGAAAAAATACTTTGGCTGGCAGGCGCGTACGCCTTTTTCGGAAGGCATCAAGCGCACCATTGCCTGGTTCCGGGAACATCGCCACGAGATCGCCTGACTTTTTGCCATTGAGAGGTGTTATGGCTTCCCCTTCGCCTGCTGAAGAAGTGACCATATTGCGCCCTTCCCGTGGTTGGATGGATCTCAACCTGCGGGAAGTGTGGCGTTATCGGGAATTGATTTACTTTCTGACGTGGCGCGATATCAAAGTGCGCTACAAGCAAACCTTTTTGGGCGCTGCGTGGGCCATCATCCAGCCGTTTTTCACCATGGTGGTTTTCACCTTGTTCTTCGGACGGCTGGCAAAAGTGCCTTCCGATAATGTTCCTTACCCCATTTTCTCTTATGCGGCTTTGCTGCCGTGGCAGTTGTTTTCCAAGGCATTGAGCCAGGCTGGTCGCTCGCTGGTCGCCAGCCGCAACATGATCACGAAAGTGTATTTCCCGCGGCTCATCATTCCGCTGGCAACGCTTTTCGGCGGGCTGGTTGATTTCTTCATCGCCTTCCTGGTATTGCTGGGGATGATGGCTTATTACCATGTCCCCTTGCTGCCGCGTATCTGGACCCTGATTCCCTTCCTGCTGCTGGCGCTGATTACGGCGTTAGGGGTGGGGTTGTGGCTTTCGGCGCTCAATGTGCTTTACCGCGATGTGGGCTACACTTTGCCCTTCCT from Chloroflexota bacterium encodes:
- a CDS encoding ABC transporter permease, whose translation is MASPSPAEEVTILRPSRGWMDLNLREVWRYRELIYFLTWRDIKVRYKQTFLGAAWAIIQPFFTMVVFTLFFGRLAKVPSDNVPYPIFSYAALLPWQLFSKALSQAGRSLVASRNMITKVYFPRLIIPLATLFGGLVDFFIAFLVLLGMMAYYHVPLLPRIWTLIPFLLLALITALGVGLWLSALNVLYRDVGYTLPFLTQFWMFITPIAYSSTLVPPKWRLVYALNPMAGVVDGFRWALLGTPTGPGPSLWVSVAAALVVLISGLYFFRRMERQFADRV